A genomic segment from Pseudoxanthomonas sp. CF385 encodes:
- a CDS encoding quinone-dependent dihydroorotate dehydrogenase, with amino-acid sequence MYPLARPFLFGLDAETAHGLGLKALDVSYRTGTTPLVARPITPMPTKVMGLTFPNPVGLAAGMDKNGAHIDALFALGFGFVEIGTVTPKPQAGNPKPRMFRLPQHQAVINRLGFNNEGVDALVRNVEAARRDRGLLGINIGKNKDTSNERAASDYLYCLERIYRLADYITINISSPNTAGLRELQEEQALRQLIGTLRDAQEDLAAQHGKRVPMLVKIAPDLTDSDIDAVARVLGDMQVDGVIATNTTVSRLSVQEHRHARETGGLSGAPLMGQATLVLRRMRTRLPDTIPLIGVGGILSGADAVAKMSAGASLVQCYTGLVYRGPELVRECVEAIRRRREAPSRGPVAPE; translated from the coding sequence ATGTATCCCCTCGCCCGACCTTTCCTGTTCGGCCTGGATGCCGAAACCGCCCACGGCCTGGGTCTGAAGGCCCTCGACGTCTCCTACCGCACCGGCACCACGCCGCTGGTGGCCCGGCCGATCACGCCGATGCCGACCAAGGTGATGGGGCTGACCTTCCCGAACCCGGTGGGCCTGGCCGCCGGCATGGACAAGAACGGCGCGCACATCGATGCGCTGTTCGCCCTGGGCTTCGGCTTCGTCGAAATCGGCACGGTCACGCCCAAGCCGCAGGCGGGCAATCCGAAACCGCGCATGTTCCGCCTGCCGCAGCACCAGGCCGTCATCAACCGGCTGGGCTTCAACAACGAAGGCGTCGATGCGCTCGTGCGCAACGTCGAAGCCGCGCGCCGCGACCGCGGCCTGCTCGGCATCAACATCGGCAAGAACAAGGACACCTCCAACGAGCGCGCTGCGTCCGACTACCTGTACTGCCTCGAGCGCATCTACCGGCTGGCCGACTACATCACCATCAACATATCGTCGCCCAACACGGCCGGCCTGCGCGAACTGCAGGAAGAACAGGCGCTGCGCCAGCTGATCGGCACGCTGCGCGACGCTCAGGAAGACCTGGCGGCCCAGCACGGCAAGCGCGTGCCGATGCTGGTGAAGATCGCGCCCGACCTGACCGACAGCGACATCGACGCGGTCGCCCGTGTACTGGGCGACATGCAGGTGGACGGCGTGATCGCCACCAACACCACGGTCTCGCGCCTGAGCGTGCAGGAGCACCGGCACGCACGCGAGACCGGCGGCCTGTCCGGCGCGCCGCTGATGGGCCAGGCCACCCTGGTGCTGCGCCGCATGCGCACGCGCCTGCCGGACACGATCCCGCTGATCGGCGTGGGCGGCATCCTGTCCGGGGCCGATGCGGTGGCGAAGATGTCCGCCGGCGCGTCGCTCGTGCAGTGCTACACCGGTCTGGTCTACCGCGGACCGGAGCTGGTCCGCGAATGCGTGGAAGCGATCCGCCGTCGCCGCGAAGCGCCGAGCCGTGGGCCGGTAGCACCCGAATGA
- a CDS encoding DUF4190 domain-containing protein has protein sequence MNQARTTSSLAIASLVSGILGWTLLPFIGTLVAIVTGHMARGEIRRSAGALDGDGLAIGGLILGWLSALVWIVGLVVIFMFLGGLAWLATLN, from the coding sequence ATGAACCAAGCCCGCACCACCAGCAGCCTCGCCATCGCCAGCCTCGTCTCCGGCATCCTCGGTTGGACGCTGCTGCCCTTCATCGGCACGCTCGTCGCCATCGTCACCGGCCACATGGCGCGCGGCGAGATCCGCCGCAGCGCGGGCGCCTTGGATGGCGACGGCCTGGCCATCGGCGGCCTGATCCTGGGCTGGCTGTCGGCGCTGGTGTGGATCGTGGGCCTGGTGGTGATCTTCATGTTCCTGGGCGGGCTGGCCTGGCTGGCGACGCTGAACTGA